A part of Calonectris borealis chromosome 30, bCalBor7.hap1.2, whole genome shotgun sequence genomic DNA contains:
- the ATP5MC2 gene encoding ATP synthase F(0) complex subunit C2, mitochondrial, whose product MYACAKFVSAPALVRRSSRVLCQPLSASVLSSPEARTEQARPGAHRAIQTSAAHRDIDTAAKFIGAGAATVGVAGSGAGIGTVFGSLIIGYARNPSLKQQLFSYAILGFALSEAMGLFCLMVAFLILFAM is encoded by the exons ATGTACGCCTGTGCAAAGTTTGTCTCCGCTCCCGCGCTA GTGAGGAGGAGCTCGCGGGTGCTGTGCCAGCCCCTCTCGGCCTCTGTGCTGAGCAGCCCCGAGGCCCGGACGGAGCAG GCGCGGCCGGGCGCCCACCGAGCCATCCAGACGAGCGCGGCCCACCGGGACATCGACACCGCCGCCAAGTTCATCGGCGCCGGCGCTGCCACCGTGGGGGTGGCCGGCTCCGGCGCCGGCATCGGCACCGTCTTCGGCAGCCTCATCATCGGCTATGCCAG GAACCCCTCGCTTAAACAGCAGCTTTTCTCCTACGCCATCTTGGGCTTTGCCCTCTCCGAGGCTATGGGGCTCTTCTGCCTCATGGTGGCCTTCCTCATCCTCTTTGCCATGTGA